In Candidatus Microthrix subdominans, the DNA window CGGTGCGGGCCTCGGCCTCCTCGAAGGTCGGGTTGTGGGGGCCGTCGGCCATGCCGTGGACGTAGCGGCTGACCGTCTCGACGCCGGCGGCGACGAAGCAATCGCCCTCGCCGGCCTTGATGGCGTGGGCGGCCATCCGGATCGTCATCAGCGACGACGAGCAGTAGCGGTTGACCGTGACGCCGGGAACCTGGTTCCAGCCGAGCAGCACGGCGGTGGCGCGACCGATGTTGTGGCCCGATTCGCCGGCCGGCTGGCCGCAACCCATCAGCAGGTCGTCGATGTGGTCCGGGGTGACCGCGGGCACCTTGCTCATCAGGTCGGTGAGCACCTGAGCGGACAGGTCGTCGGGACGGATGTCCTTCAGCGAGCCCTTCATGGCCCGACCGATCGGGCTGCGGGCGGTTGCGACGATGACTGCTTCGGGCATGTTTCCTCCGGGTGGTTGGCCGGCGGGGTGTCGGCGGCGCGTGTCGACCCTAGATGCGGTCGACGGCCGGATCGATTCCCCCTGCCGATCTTGGTGACCGCATGGTAACAACCGCTGGCGCTCCGGCGCGAGCCGACGCTTCTCAGCGGCGGCTCGTGTTTCCGACCGGAGCGGCGGTGAGGCCCACGAGGTAGCGATCGGTGGCGCGGCGCTGGAAGAAGCGCGTGGCCGGGAGGCCGATGCGGGTGATCAGGTTGCCGGGTCGCCACACCGCCTCGATGCGGGCTGATCGTGCCCTCGCCGTCTCGCTCGACGAGGAACAGCTCCTCCCCCTGCTCGGGGTGGTGGGGGAGCGTGGCGTAGACGAAGCCGAACCGGTCGGGCTCGTCGATGACCTCGACGATGCGGCACGTGCCGGTGACCGAACCGGGGCCGATGGGGTAGGCGAAGGCCAGCGTGGTGTCGACGGCAATGTCCGGCGTCGGGGGCGAGAGGGTGAGCCCTGCGGTGCGCTGCGCCGCCCAGGTCGTGATCGCCCGACGGGCGGCGTCGAAATCGTCGTGGTCGGCCCGGCGGGTCCAGCGGTCTCGCCGGTAGCCGGGCGGCGTGGGGGAGTGCGCCATACCCGCGGGTGCGGTTGGGGCATCCGCTGTCGCCGACGCCGCCAGTTTGGCCAGCGCATCGGTCGATAGGCGCCCGAAATGGAAGACCGACTTCGAGCTCAGAGCGATCCTCAGGGGAAGAAGCGGCTGACCGTGTCGACCACGCAGCTCGGCTTGGCCGCACCGTCGATGGTGACGCTCACCCGGACCACCGCCTGGGTGCCGCCGCCGACCTCGTCGACCGACATCACCTCGGCGGTGCCCCGCACAACCGAACCGACCGGCACCGGCGACGGGAACCGCACCTTGTCGACTCCCACGTTGACGCCCATCGACGTGCCGGTGACCTCCAACATTTTGGGCATCAGGTCGTTGACGAGCGACAGGGTGAGGTAGCCGTGGGCGATCGGGCCTCCGAACGGGCTCTCGGCGTTGGCCCGCTCGACGTCGACGTGAATCCACTGGTGATCGCCGGTGGCGTCGGCAAACGTGTTGACCCGCTCCTGGGTGATCTCCACGCCATCGGTGGGGCCCAGGGTGGTGCCGACCAGGGAGGCCAGGTCGCCCAACGCCACCTTGCTGACCGGCTGTGGGCTGACCGGCTGTGGGTGGTGTGGGTGGGGCTGGATGTGTCGCTCATCGCTGGGTCCTTCGTACTCGGGGCATGGCTGCTCGATGGTCTGAAGCGTTGGGGTGCGGCTCAGGCGTGCTGGCTGGAGACCGAGATGACCTCGCCGGTGAGGTAGCTGGCCAGGTCGGAGGCGAGGAACACCATCACGTTGGCCACCTCCCACGGCTCGGCGCCACGACCAAAGGCCTCTTGGCCGCGCAACTGGTCGAGCAGCCCATCCGGGGTGACCTTCTCCAGGAAGGCGTGCATCGCCAGGCTCGGGGCCACGGCGTTGATGCGCACGTCGTGCTTGGCGGCCTCCATCGCGGCCGAACGGGTCAGCGCCATCACGCCGGCCTTGGCGGCGGCGTAGTGGGCCTGCAGCTCCTGGGCCCGCCAGCCCAGCACCGAGGCATTGTTGACAACGGCCCCGCCGCCACGCTCGTACATGTGGGGCAGCACTGCGCGCAGGCATCGGAACGTGCCGGTGAGGGTGACGTCGAGCACCATCGACCACTGCTCGTCGGTCATCTCGACGATCGGGGCGTTGCCGCCCAGGCCGGCGTTGTTCATCCACACGTCGATGCCGCCGAGGGCCTCGATCGAGCCCTGGACCAGGTGCTGCACCTGTTCCTCGTCGGTGACGTTGCACAGGATCGTGGTCGGCCGGGGGCCGAGCTCGGCAAGCCGGTCGGCGGTCTCGCCCAGGCGGCGCTCGTGCAGGTCGGAGATCACCAAGCGGGCGCCCTCCAGCTGGCATCGCTCGGCGAGCGCCGATCCGATGCCGGTCCCGGCGGCGGCGGTGATGACGACGCCCTTCCCTTCGAGCAGGTGTCGGCCTGGGGGCGGTTGCGGAGCGGTCGGCACGGCGTTCTGGTCGGTCATGTCATTACCTGTCGTTCGTCGGAGGGAGGTGCTGGGGGTCGTTTGGTGGGGCGAAGATGGGGGCGGGCCCACTACCTGGCCGGGGGGCGGGGTTCCCGGGGGAGGCCGAGCGCCCGCTCGCCGATCACATTGCGCTGGATCTGGTTGGACCCGCCGTAGATCGTGTCGGATCGAGTGAAGAAGAACAGCCGATGGGCCGCCTCCATCTCGTCGGCGTCGTGGGTATTGTCCGCCCGGCCGTAGGGGGTGAGCGTCGCTTCGGGCCCAAGGGCGTCCATGGCGGCCTCGCCCATGTCGCGGTGCAGGCCGGCCCAGTACAGCTTGTGGATCATCGCCTCGGGCATGAGCTCGCCCGACTCGGCCACGCCCAGGCTGCGCACCGAGTTCCAGCGCATGATGCGCAGGCGCACCCACAGCGACGCCAGTTGCTGGCGCAAGGACGGATCATCCCACCGGCCGGTGCGGCGGGCATCGGCGCAGATCTCGTGAAACTCGTGCTCAAAAGCAGCCTGCTGGCCCAGCGTGAGCGCGCCCCGCTCGAAGGCCAGGGTGCCCATCGCCACCTTCCAGCCCTCGCCCGGCTCGCCGACCACCAGGTCGGCGTCGGTCCGAGCGCCGTCGAAAAACACCTCGTTGAACTCGGCGGTTCCCGTGATTTGGCGGATCGGCCGGGTCTCGATGCCGTCGCCGTCCATCGGCACCAGCAGGTAGCTCAGCCCGTGGTGGCGGACGCTGTCCGGCTCGGTGCGGGCCACGACGAAGCACCAGTCCGACCACTGGGCCAGCGACGTCCACACCTTCTGGCCGTCGAGCACCCACTGGTCCCCATCGAGGCGGGCCTTGGTGGTGACGTTGGCCAGGTCGCTGCCGGCGTTGGGCTCGGAGTAGCCCTGGCACCAGTACTGCGTGCCGTCGACGATGCCGGGCAGGAACCGTTGCTGTTGGTCGGCGCTGCCGAAGTGGATCAGCGTGGGGCCGAGCAGGCCCTCACCGATCAGTCCGGCCCGGCCGGGCCCGCCGGCACGGGAGTACTCCTCGTGAAAGATCACCTCGAGGTGCAGCGGTAGGCCTCGGCCGCCGTGCTCGGTGGGCCAGCCCACGCAGGTCCAACCGCCGGAGGCCAACTCGCGCTCCCAGGCCATGCGCTCGGCGATGAAGGAGTGCTCGTCGCCGGGCCCACCCCGGCCGGCGAGCTGAGCGAACTCGCCGGTGAGATGCTCGTGCATCCACGAGCTCACCTCCTCGCGAAAGCTCTGTTCCTCCGCGGAGAGTCCGAAGTCCACGTCTCGCTCCTCTGCGGCGTCGGGGAAGACCGCTCGCGGATGCTACCCGGCGGCCGATTTCCGGGGGCAGTTCAGGGTTGGTTCCACTCAGCCGTCACACTTGGGCGGTGGAGATGTCGACATGAGGCGCGCGTGGCCCTGGCTGATCGTGGCCGTGGTGCTCGCCGGAGCGCTGTGGTGGAACGCTCGGGGGTCGTCCTCGATGGAGCGCAAGAGCATCTCGACCGGTGGCGAGCGACGCGAGTACGCCTGGTTCACCCCCGAGTCCGTCGCCGACGACGCGGGTCGGCACCCGGTGGTGATCGCGCTGCACAGCCTGGGTATGGAGGGCGAGGGCATGGCCTACGTCGGTGCCTGGGGCGAACCAGCGCAGGCCGGTGAATTTCTGGTGGCGTTTCCCGACGGGCTCGATGACTCCTGGAATGCCGGCACGTGCTGTGGGGCGAGCATGCGCAACGAGGTGAGCGACGTCGCCTTCATCAACGACCTGATCACCTGGGTACGCAAGCAGCCCAACGTCGACCCGGACCGCATCTCGATCGTCGGGTTTTCCAATGGGGGGATGTTGGCGTTGGCGCTCGCCTGCAACG includes these proteins:
- a CDS encoding acyl-CoA dehydrogenase family protein; its protein translation is MDFGLSAEEQSFREEVSSWMHEHLTGEFAQLAGRGGPGDEHSFIAERMAWERELASGGWTCVGWPTEHGGRGLPLHLEVIFHEEYSRAGGPGRAGLIGEGLLGPTLIHFGSADQQQRFLPGIVDGTQYWCQGYSEPNAGSDLANVTTKARLDGDQWVLDGQKVWTSLAQWSDWCFVVARTEPDSVRHHGLSYLLVPMDGDGIETRPIRQITGTAEFNEVFFDGARTDADLVVGEPGEGWKVAMGTLAFERGALTLGQQAAFEHEFHEICADARRTGRWDDPSLRQQLASLWVRLRIMRWNSVRSLGVAESGELMPEAMIHKLYWAGLHRDMGEAAMDALGPEATLTPYGRADNTHDADEMEAAHRLFFFTRSDTIYGGSNQIQRNVIGERALGLPREPRPPAR
- a CDS encoding alpha/beta fold hydrolase; this encodes MRRAWPWLIVAVVLAGALWWNARGSSSMERKSISTGGERREYAWFTPESVADDAGRHPVVIALHSLGMEGEGMAYVGAWGEPAQAGEFLVAFPDGLDDSWNAGTCCGASMRNEVSDVAFINDLITWVRKQPNVDPDRISIVGFSNGGMLALALACNAPEGVNAVVTTGALPTAGCTPEVPPNVLLITSSSDTTVPPAGGDGDLVAGTISGPFPSLDDSVRLMSEAHACDLPAPVKAPFPGVLTSRTCADDARLDTAFWPELGHDYDGSVTDLMVWWLDLDG
- a CDS encoding DUF1990 domain-containing protein, whose protein sequence is MAHSPTPPGYRRDRWTRRADHDDFDAARRAITTWAAQRTAGLTLSPPTPDIAVDTTLAFAYPIGPGSVTGTCRIVEVIDEPDRFGFVYATLPHHPEQGEELFLVERDGEGTISPHRGGVATRQPDHPHRPPGHALLPAPRHRSLPRGPHRRSGRKHEPPLRSVGSRRSASGCYHAVTKIGRGNRSGRRPHLGSTRAADTPPANHPEETCPKQSSSQPPAARSVGP
- a CDS encoding SDR family oxidoreductase, with translation MTDQNAVPTAPQPPPGRHLLEGKGVVITAAAGTGIGSALAERCQLEGARLVISDLHERRLGETADRLAELGPRPTTILCNVTDEEQVQHLVQGSIEALGGIDVWMNNAGLGGNAPIVEMTDEQWSMVLDVTLTGTFRCLRAVLPHMYERGGGAVVNNASVLGWRAQELQAHYAAAKAGVMALTRSAAMEAAKHDVRINAVAPSLAMHAFLEKVTPDGLLDQLRGQEAFGRGAEPWEVANVMVFLASDLASYLTGEVISVSSQHA
- a CDS encoding MaoC family dehydratase, producing the protein MALGDLASLVGTTLGPTDGVEITQERVNTFADATGDHQWIHVDVERANAESPFGGPIAHGYLTLSLVNDLMPKMLEVTGTSMGVNVGVDKVRFPSPVPVGSVVRGTAEVMSVDEVGGGTQAVVRVSVTIDGAAKPSCVVDTVSRFFP